The following proteins are co-located in the Candidatus Omnitrophota bacterium genome:
- a CDS encoding bifunctional folylpolyglutamate synthase/dihydrofolate synthase — protein sequence MTYEEALRYLDTFVNYEKRDGYDYERSFRLDRMRRLASEIGDPQKSFKSIHIAGTKGKGSTCAITYSILKEAGFKTGLYTSPHLISFRERIMINGELITEGDVARHISQIRPAVEKMGGEAPTLFEVCTVLAYLYFKEKAVDFAVFETGLGGRLDATNILAPLVACITPISYEHTDKLGNTLTSIASEKAGIIKDDSICVIAPQEKEALDAIVKICGQKRAKAILIGRDVKFEELKHDDSSEVFKVHGLVNEYPALTMSLLGAHQIVNAATAVGIVEALSMRGIRVGKDVVERGIACAKWPGRMEVAARRPLIVLDGAQNRASANALAIAVRRAFQYERLFLVLGVSGDKDIKGILDELLPLADEVFLTKATIKERAAEPERIRSFIPPDYKNIHITGTVAEAVDSARSFAGPEDLVLITGSLFVVGEAKQLRYE from the coding sequence ATGACTTACGAAGAAGCTCTTCGATATCTCGATACATTTGTCAATTATGAAAAGCGCGATGGTTATGATTACGAGCGCTCCTTCCGGCTCGACCGGATGCGGCGCCTTGCCTCGGAGATAGGCGACCCGCAAAAAAGTTTTAAATCCATCCATATAGCGGGGACTAAAGGAAAAGGTTCCACCTGCGCTATCACATATTCCATTTTAAAAGAAGCAGGTTTTAAGACCGGGCTATACACATCGCCCCACCTGATCTCATTCCGCGAGCGGATAATGATAAACGGTGAACTTATTACTGAAGGCGATGTGGCGCGGCACATTTCACAAATACGTCCTGCCGTGGAAAAGATGGGCGGTGAAGCGCCGACGCTATTTGAAGTGTGCACCGTTTTAGCGTACCTGTATTTTAAAGAGAAAGCTGTCGACTTTGCCGTCTTCGAGACGGGCCTGGGGGGACGCCTCGACGCGACCAATATACTCGCACCGCTCGTCGCGTGCATAACGCCGATAAGTTACGAGCATACCGATAAACTCGGGAATACACTTACGAGCATTGCCTCCGAAAAGGCGGGGATAATAAAAGATGATTCGATTTGTGTAATAGCCCCGCAAGAGAAAGAGGCGCTCGACGCTATTGTGAAAATATGCGGCCAGAAGCGCGCAAAGGCTATCCTTATAGGGCGCGACGTGAAGTTCGAAGAGCTTAAGCACGACGATTCATCGGAGGTGTTCAAAGTGCATGGGTTGGTTAACGAATATCCGGCGCTTACGATGTCTCTTTTGGGCGCACACCAGATTGTTAACGCGGCTACTGCCGTCGGGATTGTCGAAGCGCTATCGATGCGCGGCATCAGAGTAGGGAAAGATGTGGTGGAGCGCGGGATCGCCTGCGCAAAGTGGCCGGGACGGATGGAAGTAGCGGCGCGGCGTCCGCTGATTGTTTTGGACGGCGCCCAGAACCGCGCCAGCGCGAACGCGCTCGCGATAGCCGTTAGAAGAGCGTTTCAATATGAGCGACTTTTTCTGGTTCTCGGCGTGTCGGGCGACAAGGATATAAAAGGCATTCTCGACGAGCTTCTTCCTTTGGCGGACGAAGTGTTTTTGACAAAGGCAACGATAAAGGAAAGGGCCGCGGAGCCGGAGAGGATAAGGTCTTTTATCCCGCCCGATTATAAAAATATCCATATTACCGGTACGGTAGCGGAAGCCGTGGATAGCGCCAGATCATTCGCCGGGCCCGAAGACCTTGTGTTAATTACCGGTTCACTTTTTGTGGTAGGGGAAGCGAAACAATTAAGATATGAGTAG
- a CDS encoding divergent PAP2 family protein, whose protein sequence is MNYFIEFSKNYIFWTSAAAWIIAQSIKVALGVFREKRFDFRWFLGTGGMPSSHAAGVSALATSIGVTYGFDSAVFAIALTFTLIVMFDAQGVRLATGRQAEILNKMLDDIYWKKKMDEEELKELIGHTPVEVFAGAFLGIIVSLLLYK, encoded by the coding sequence ATGAACTATTTTATAGAATTCAGCAAAAATTACATATTCTGGACATCAGCCGCCGCCTGGATCATAGCGCAATCGATAAAGGTGGCTCTTGGCGTTTTCAGGGAGAAGCGGTTTGATTTTCGCTGGTTCTTAGGAACCGGCGGCATGCCCAGCTCCCACGCGGCCGGGGTCTCGGCGCTCGCGACCTCGATAGGCGTTACCTACGGATTTGATTCGGCAGTCTTTGCGATAGCGCTCACATTTACGCTTATAGTCATGTTTGACGCCCAGGGCGTCCGGCTGGCTACCGGCAGGCAGGCCGAGATATTGAATAAGATGCTCGATGACATTTATTGGAAGAAGAAGATGGACGAAGAGGAATTAAAGGAACTTATAGGTCACACACCGGTAGAGGTATTCGCCGGCGCGTTTCTTGGTATAATAGTTTCGTTACTGCTCTACAAATAG
- a CDS encoding acetyl-CoA carboxylase carboxyltransferase subunit alpha — translation MATHTHISGLDFERPIMELERKIEELKSFTSGRDIDISGEIVRLEEKLAHIKKDVYDNLTPWQRVQLARHPKRPYTLDYIEMMMTDFIEIHGDRHFADDKALICGFAKLNGERVVVIGHQKGRDTKENLERSFGSAHPEGYRKAMRVMKMAEKFNLPVIALIDTPGAYPGIGAEERGQAEAIAYNLREMADLKTAILVFVIGEGGSGGALGIGIGDRVYVLENAYYSVISPEGCAAILWKERSKSPDAAAALKLTGKDLLEMKIIDGIVKEPLGGAHRNPQEVADNIKKIIKKDIAALKAIDKNKLIEMRYNKIRAIGVYKE, via the coding sequence ATGGCTACACATACACATATATCCGGCCTTGATTTCGAACGTCCCATAATGGAGCTGGAGCGCAAGATCGAGGAGCTGAAGAGCTTCACATCCGGCAGGGATATCGACATATCCGGGGAGATCGTGCGGCTCGAAGAGAAGCTCGCCCATATAAAGAAGGACGTTTACGACAACCTGACGCCCTGGCAGAGGGTCCAGCTTGCGCGTCATCCGAAGCGCCCGTACACGCTCGATTACATTGAGATGATGATGACCGATTTTATCGAGATACACGGTGACCGTCATTTTGCCGACGACAAGGCTCTCATATGCGGCTTCGCGAAACTGAACGGCGAGCGGGTGGTAGTTATCGGCCACCAGAAGGGCAGAGACACCAAAGAGAACCTCGAGAGAAGTTTCGGTAGCGCCCATCCGGAAGGCTATCGCAAGGCGATGAGGGTCATGAAGATGGCGGAGAAGTTCAATCTGCCGGTAATAGCGCTCATAGATACGCCCGGCGCATACCCCGGGATAGGCGCTGAGGAGAGAGGGCAGGCCGAGGCGATCGCGTATAATTTGCGCGAGATGGCCGACCTCAAGACCGCGATACTCGTATTCGTGATAGGTGAGGGCGGCTCGGGCGGCGCGCTCGGTATCGGCATTGGAGACAGGGTGTATGTGCTCGAGAACGCGTATTATTCCGTCATATCACCGGAAGGGTGCGCCGCGATATTGTGGAAAGAGCGCTCGAAGTCTCCGGATGCGGCCGCGGCGCTCAAGTTGACGGGTAAAGACCTCCTCGAGATGAAGATAATCGACGGTATAGTCAAAGAGCCGCTGGGCGGGGCGCACAGGAATCCGCAGGAAGTGGCCGATAATATCAAAAAGATAATCAAAAAAGATATCGCCGCGCTCAAAGCGATAGATAAGAATAAACTTATAGAGATGCGCTATAACAAGATCCGCGCGATCGGTGTGTATAAGGAATAG
- the folE gene encoding GTP cyclohydrolase I FolE yields MDKKRIEKAVKEILFAVGEDPSRPDIKDTPRRVAEMYEEILGGIKVNPEKELEVVFEKEHDEIVLLKGIPLYSICEHHLLPFIGRAHVAYIPSNNKVTGLSKLARVVDTLSKRLQVQERLTTDIADIIMRKLSPRGVMVIIEAEHLCMSMRGVKKPGVMTVTSAVRGIFRKNEKTRAEAMALIKGW; encoded by the coding sequence GTGGACAAGAAACGTATAGAGAAAGCGGTAAAGGAGATACTTTTCGCGGTAGGAGAAGATCCCTCCAGGCCTGATATAAAGGATACGCCCAGACGCGTAGCCGAGATGTATGAAGAGATATTGGGCGGCATTAAAGTAAATCCCGAGAAGGAGCTGGAGGTTGTATTCGAGAAGGAGCACGACGAGATAGTGCTTCTTAAAGGCATACCATTATATTCTATCTGCGAACATCATCTATTGCCTTTCATAGGCAGGGCGCACGTCGCTTACATTCCCAGTAATAATAAAGTTACCGGTTTAAGCAAACTTGCGCGGGTGGTGGATACGCTATCCAAGAGATTGCAGGTTCAGGAAAGGCTTACGACGGATATAGCCGATATTATAATGCGTAAATTATCACCGAGGGGGGTAATGGTCATAATAGAGGCGGAGCACCTTTGTATGTCGATGCGGGGAGTAAAGAAGCCGGGTGTTATGACCGTGACAAGCGCCGTAAGGGGCATATTCCGTAAAAATGAGAAGACGCGCGCTGAGGCGATGGCGCTTATTAAAGGTTGGTAA
- a CDS encoding L,D-transpeptidase family protein produces MNKNILLIAVIAVMLICAGLLILGIIRNSGVPNEEAKTIEPKAVVAPGESEQDYLSTAVESEKKGDLVKAKDAYQKLTEKYPASGNAAKVQESLDNLNIKILFSSVITPDSMLYEVQPGDTLNKIAKKFNTTSELIMKANNLKDAAVRSGKKLKVTKAKFSIAVDKSQNILTLKNDQEIVKTYRVSTGKNSCTPVGTFKITNKLIDPPWYPSAGGMIPAKDPKNVLGSRWLGISKQGYGIHGTIEPESIGKSVTEGCVRMKNSEVEELYSIVPIGTEIVIID; encoded by the coding sequence GTGAATAAAAACATTCTTTTGATAGCGGTTATTGCCGTGATGCTTATATGCGCGGGGCTTCTTATCCTGGGGATCATCAGAAATTCAGGCGTCCCTAACGAGGAGGCCAAGACCATCGAGCCCAAAGCGGTTGTCGCGCCCGGAGAAAGCGAGCAGGATTATTTATCCACGGCCGTAGAATCCGAGAAGAAGGGTGACCTCGTAAAAGCTAAAGACGCATATCAAAAACTTACAGAAAAGTATCCAGCCTCGGGAAATGCCGCAAAGGTACAGGAATCCCTCGATAATCTGAATATTAAAATACTATTTTCTTCAGTAATAACCCCCGATTCGATGCTTTATGAAGTTCAGCCAGGTGACACCCTTAACAAGATAGCGAAGAAGTTCAACACCACGTCCGAACTTATAATGAAGGCGAATAACCTGAAAGACGCGGCGGTAAGATCCGGCAAGAAGCTGAAAGTAACCAAAGCGAAATTCAGTATCGCCGTGGACAAGTCCCAGAATATCCTTACATTGAAAAACGACCAGGAGATCGTGAAGACCTACCGCGTATCGACCGGTAAAAACTCCTGCACCCCCGTCGGAACATTTAAGATCACCAACAAGCTTATAGACCCGCCATGGTATCCTTCCGCAGGAGGCATGATACCTGCCAAAGATCCGAAAAATGTGCTCGGCTCCCGCTGGTTGGGCATATCCAAACAAGGTTACGGCATACACGGTACCATCGAGCCGGAATCCATCGGCAAGAGCGTTACCGAGGGCTGTGTGAGGATGAAGAACTCCGAAGTTGAGGAGTTGTACTCGATAGTGCCTATCGGCACGGAAATCGTTATAATAGATTAG
- the mnmE gene encoding tRNA uridine-5-carboxymethylaminomethyl(34) synthesis GTPase MnmE gives MSRYDQSETIVAIATPPGEGGIGIVRLSGPDAVKIASELFRTKNGQAPLKLKTYTMHYGHIVDGESKDNRAPYRRGNARPTCAVVDEVILTVMRAPGSYTKEDVVEINCHAGIRALERVMELVLKHGARLAAPGEFTRRAFLNGRIDLSQAEAVLDVIRSKTEGSLKVAMGQLEGELSRNVNAILEKVMNITAEVEASIDFPEEGLELPRRQELAEKADSVVKELELLAKSYKNGVVFREGVLAIICGKPNVGKSSLMNLLLKRDRVIVSPIPGTTRDAVEETINLNGVPIRLVDTAGISSAGDALEKEGVRKSKSYLNMSDIAILMFDASTPLDGADRDMLNLVGGKKKIVVLNKIDLAESRVLSGIKNALGDNAVVEISVKDRRNIDALEGAIRDAVLGGGYVQGESAVVSNARHKEALDNAVSAMLSVKRAIGEELSPELVAIDLKEAIFNLGLVIGKSVSDDMLDRIFGQFCIGK, from the coding sequence ATGAGTAGATACGACCAATCCGAAACAATAGTCGCTATAGCTACTCCGCCCGGCGAGGGCGGGATAGGGATAGTGCGTTTAAGCGGGCCTGATGCGGTAAAAATAGCCTCGGAGCTATTTCGGACGAAAAACGGCCAGGCGCCGTTAAAGCTTAAAACGTACACGATGCATTATGGGCACATAGTCGATGGTGAATCGAAAGATAACCGCGCGCCTTATCGGCGGGGCAACGCGCGGCCAACCTGCGCGGTTGTCGACGAAGTCATCCTTACCGTGATGCGCGCACCCGGAAGCTACACAAAAGAAGACGTGGTTGAGATAAATTGCCACGCCGGCATACGCGCCCTCGAGCGCGTCATGGAGCTCGTCTTAAAGCACGGCGCCCGGCTCGCCGCGCCCGGCGAGTTTACCAGGCGGGCGTTTCTCAACGGCCGGATAGATCTGTCGCAGGCCGAAGCCGTCCTCGATGTCATACGCTCCAAGACCGAAGGATCTTTAAAGGTCGCGATGGGCCAGCTTGAGGGTGAACTCTCCAGGAACGTGAACGCCATACTGGAAAAGGTTATGAATATAACTGCCGAGGTGGAGGCATCGATCGATTTCCCTGAAGAGGGGCTGGAACTGCCCCGCCGGCAGGAGCTTGCGGAAAAGGCCGATAGCGTAGTAAAAGAACTTGAGCTTCTGGCAAAAAGCTACAAGAACGGTGTGGTGTTCAGAGAGGGCGTCCTCGCTATAATATGCGGTAAGCCTAATGTCGGGAAGTCCAGCCTGATGAATCTCTTGCTAAAGAGAGACAGGGTTATCGTCTCGCCGATACCCGGGACCACGCGCGACGCGGTCGAGGAGACCATAAATTTGAATGGCGTACCGATACGATTGGTCGATACTGCAGGTATATCGTCTGCCGGGGATGCGCTTGAGAAAGAAGGGGTCAGGAAAAGTAAGTCGTATCTTAATATGTCGGATATCGCCATTCTAATGTTCGATGCTTCGACACCGCTCGACGGGGCGGATCGCGATATGCTTAATCTTGTTGGTGGTAAAAAGAAGATAGTAGTGTTAAATAAGATCGACTTGGCCGAAAGCCGCGTTTTAAGCGGTATAAAAAATGCTCTCGGCGATAATGCGGTAGTGGAAATATCCGTGAAAGACAGGCGCAATATTGACGCGCTCGAGGGCGCGATACGCGACGCGGTCTTAGGCGGCGGTTACGTTCAGGGCGAGAGCGCGGTTGTAAGCAATGCGCGCCATAAGGAGGCGCTTGACAACGCGGTGTCCGCCATGTTATCTGTAAAAAGAGCGATAGGGGAGGAACTCTCGCCTGAACTTGTGGCGATCGACCTGAAAGAGGCTATATTCAATCTTGGGCTGGTAATAGGTAAATCCGTATCGGACGACATGCTCGACCGTATATTCGGTCAGTTCTGTATAGGTAAATAG